The region ACACTAATGTATTAACTCAAGTAAACCTTGTGACTTCTGCTGGTTGTGGTAATGCACGCCCtgaatcctagcactggggaggcagaggcgggcagatctctgagtttgaggctagcctggctacagagtgagttccagggcagccaaggatACATAGAACTTGtctgaaaaatcaaaaacaaatatttttgtgaTTGTGACATCCTATCAGTAGTTCTGCATATACCTTCATAATGTATCATTATTATgatcattaataataattatagttaacatttcaaatattcacATTGTGTCAGGCACTTGTGCTTATTTGGTATGTATAAAACATCTTAAGATACACACTactattatcttcattttatggatgaagaaactgatacttagagaggttttttttaaaaaccatacagAAGGTCTTTCCATGGTAAATGGGAAGGCCTGGACTATGGCACTGGAGCAGGCCCTAGAGCCCTGTGGGTGCTCAAAGCTTTCATTGCTGCCTCTGACATACACAGTGTTTCAGGTCCTCTCTTTCATTGGTTCTCCATGGTACATGTTTATTGCCCCTTTTTTTATGGTTGGAAAAACTAAATTTTAAGAGAAGCTAAATGTCAAAAGGCATtatcaagaaactgaaaagccaACTTGAATAATGGGAGAAAATATCTGAAAGTCATATATCTGATCAGGGtttaatgttcaaaatatataaagacctctTAAGACTTGGCCACAGAGCAGCAACTCAATTCTGAAATAGTCAAGAGGCCTGAAtggtctttcttcagagacttgcagATGGCTAGCAAGCACATGATAAGATGTTCTGCTCCATAAGTTATTAACGGACTGCAGCTCAGTGTGGCTACTATACACCTACTAGGCTGGCTATCTTTTTTTTAGTAGAAAACAGTTCATGATGGGGAAGATGTAGGTGAGTTGGATTCCTCATACCTTGCTGGTGCTGTGAATGTGGGAATGGTTTGACAGGTCCTCCAAAGGCTAAGTGCAGAAACAGCAGTTCTCCTACGGATGTGCCcaaaactgaaaagagaaacTGCAGCAGGTATTTGTGTGCTAACCTGTATAACAGCATTCATTGTTCTTAGTAGCCACTGAGTCCATCGAcaaaatggataaacaaaacGTGATCGCtacatacaatggaatattactcaaccCTAAACAGAATGAAGTGCTGATACCCACTATAACATACATGAACATTTATACCAGGTCTGGAGATACCACTAGAATACCAGCCTAGCATGCAAGGTCtggggtttcattcccagcatgtCCCAAAACAGCAACAGTGGAAACTCTTAAGCTGAGTGAAAGGAGATACATAGACAAGTATGTACATTCTACTTATGTGGACTATCTGAAGTAGGCCAATCAATCAAGGCAGAAGTAGGTTAGAGTTGCCTGAGTCAGACATGAGCAAGAGTGGCGAGAGTCCGCCCCTCACTTGGAGTGGTGGAAGAATGTTCGAAACTGTGGTGGTAATGGTGTATCTGATTGATGGCACCAGGTTGTACATTTAAGAATTGCTAAAACGGGGTGTGgtaacatgcctttaatttcagcttaTTTCAGGAAACAAGCAgttggttctctgtgagtttgaggtcagacttcctggctgtccttgaactcactctgtatatattaggctggcctcaaactcagagatccacctgcctctgcctccccagtgctaggatttaaaggtgtgagccaccaccacccaactagGTCACAGCAATCCTAACACCATCTAGTTCAGCCCCTCTCCCTTAGGAGATAAGAGAGGAGTCAGTCCTCAGGTGCCTTGCTAACCCAAGGACAGGAATTATGGCCTAATAGAGAGAACAGCTGCCATTGACAACCAAGCCTCTGTTGGTCACATTGCTGTCCCATGACCTCTTGTGACAGGTCCTGTCTTCTTTTGCAGGTGTCTCCGGTGAAAATTTGTGACTTTGACTTGGGCAGTGGGGTAAAGTTGAACAACTCCTGCACTCCCATAACCACGCCAGAGCTGACCACTCCAGTACGTATGGCCTTGTAGCCTGTgcctctgctgctgtgtgtgtggagCATTTGAATCTGTGAGAGAACAGAGGGATAGGAAGGGAAGCCCCATGTTGCACCTCTCAGGCCTGAGCGGTCCTTTGGCTTTCAAACGGATCCCACCCAGTTGCTAATGAAGCTGCCATTGGAGCTTTCATTGGCCAAAGAGGAGCCCATTGTCTCTGCAAGCACAGGCTGCATCCAGACTCCTGTCCCAGATGAATAAGCTCCAGAGAATCCCCTGAGTCCCTCATCCCCCTGTGTAGAGGACAGGAGTGATCATCCCACCCAGGAAAATTCATGCTGTGGGAAGCCGGTGAGGCCCCAGACATCTTGCACAGAGGATCGCTTTTCCTGATGTTTCTCCTCCTTCACATTTCACATTTCAAACGGTGGTGCTGGGATCTCCCAGAAGACGTCTCTCACACATACTTACTACACTGTAATTACGATGATTCTTTTGAGATTTGCATGCTTCATCAGTGAATTTTGCTAATagctttttttaaagacttgactTTAAATATGCTTATAGCATGTCTTATTCTAAGCAACAGTATATAGGAATGTTTTCATATCAGCATCCAACATACAGTGTTCCCTTGTTCTCAAATTCATTTACATTAATTGCCAGTAGCAAACAAAATATCTGTTCTCGAGAGCACTCACCATCCTCTAATCAAATTAGTTAGGAGTGGTAGGGTAGAGGGCTAGGTAGGAGTAGGGGAGCCTGAAATAATAAGGGGAAGCAAAATACATGTCTTTTATTCCTCTCAGCAGTCTCCTGAGACTGACTGCCTGGCAGTGCTGCTGTCCATCCTGAACCTTCTTTCTAAAGGGCACGGAGATCGGATGTTTCATTCGAGTTCAAGACTTGATACACTGAATTTTAAACCATTAGGTTTCCTTCCTCTAAGCTAATGGAAAGCTGGGCAAgagtcactttaaaaaataaaaaaacaaaccctacaGGACGGAGGCAAATCTCCACAGATGCCTCTCCTGTGCCATTCTTGGCAGGTATACATACAAGGTCTGCTTAGAGAGAGATGAGGTGGGGAAGCTCTCCTGGGGCTCCTTTCCTGGGACCACTGGAGAAGGACCCAGGAAGATAGGAAAGTAATATGGGGTTGGCCTTGTGAGCCAGAGGATGGTGTCTCAACTGACActtgtctttgtgtctttggGGCACTGGAGAGCCCTGCAGCTTTCCTGAGGACTTCCGGCTGTGACTTCAACCTTCCTTCCTCTTACTTGAAGTACATTCTGCACTTTGCCCTGTGCGTGCCCACGAACTCACCCTCTCTCTTTgccatctcccctccccatgccctatcCTACAGTGCGGCTCTGCAGAGTATATGGCACCTGAGGTGGTGGAGGTCTTTAGGGACGAGGCTACTTTCTATGACAAGCGCTGTGACCTGTGGAGCCTGGGTGTGGTCCTCTACATCATGCTGAGTGGCTACCCCCCCTTTGTAGGTCACTGTGGGGCTGACTGTGGCTGGGACCGGGGAGAGGTATGCAGGATGTGCCAGGTAAGTACTACCTGCGCCTCACTGGGCATAGGTGAGGGCAGCGTGGTTGTGGGGTGCCAAACAGGTTTAGGATAGGAGATTATCCCCAGTCTGAGGGGGAAACCATAAgtaaacaaagatagacattcGGCCACCTATAATATTTTGGGAGAGGGTTGTTGAGACCAGCAGACCTGAACAAACTCaaatatgcctggcccaggggAAGAGACTAGACCTGCAGGTAGGATGAGTACAAGCCAAGAGATGGAGGCATGAAACACTTCATGTGCACTGCAGGGAGGAGAGGACGACTAGAGCAGATTTCCAGGAGCCAGGAGCAGGCTTTAATGTATGGATGCTGTTTACACATCACCTCTCCTGTCCTACAAGTAGCATAGCCATTTTCGCCTTCCACGGTCATTGAGTATTACTGAGGGACCTCGGGGAGATTGAGGAAAGAGGCTCTGTCCTTGGCATTCTAAACCATGAACAACACTTGTAGCAGAGTTGGAGTCAGGGGACCAGATCAGTAGCAGCATATCCTACCCATCCCTGGCCAGTGTGACCTCAGAATGAACTCTCTTCGCCTAGAACAAGCTGTTTGAGAGCATCCAGGAAGGCAAATACGAGTTTCCTGACAAAGACTGGGCTCACATCTCCAACGAGGCCAAAGACCTCATCTCTAAGCTCCTGGTTCGAGATGCGAAGCAAAGACTCAGTGCTGCCCAAGTTCTGCAGCATCCATGGGTACAAGGGGTGAGTGACCACACACAGGATGGGTGGCATGAAACCTCTACTGGCCTACAGGAGGTGTCACAAGGAAGCTCTCACCTCACAGTGCGGCTTCCCCAAGCTGGGGACAGGTGGGACAGCAGCTCCAGACATCCTGTGGTAGAAGGAATGACTCCTGGCTCAGCCCCTTGATGTGCCATAGATTTGCCTCTCAACCTGGCCACCCGTTCCCACCAAACCCCTGGTGCCCTGTGAGGGTTTGACACATGGATCCCTCTGTTAGCAGAGGCGCCCATCCCAGGAAGCAGTCTGGAGTTGCCATTCAGGGTCTATGgtataaaacattattattagCTAAGAGTCCCCAGGGGCAAGCAAGGTCTTACAGCTTATGTGACTGCATTAGAGTCATGTGATTCTCCTTGCAACTGAGAGTCCTAAAAGGCAAGTGGTGACATTTTCCATGAGTTCAGAAACCAAGTCCTCACTATAAAACTAAATCCTCCATGGTCAATCACAGGACTTGAACTTTTCCCTCCCTTTGTCCTTGGTCTGCCAGTCCCTTACCACCTCTGTCACCCTGCTGGAAGAGGGAAGCATTGCCTGCCCAAAGAGATGTCAGGATAGCTCAATAGCTAATTCCCATCCACACCATGTCAGGACCACGCAGTAGAGAGAGGAGTAAGGCCCAGGCCTGGAGAGAGGGAGACCTTGTAGAACAGTGAGATGGATGCTGGAGAAAGTGCTAGAGGGGGGCACAAAGGAGCAAGGCCTCTGCCTGACATGGGGTGGGAGAGTGGCAGGGAAATTGACCTTTGAACTGGCTCTTAGAAAGCATTAAGACTTTaacaggaaaggggagagaggactTTCTGCAGAGGCACTTCTCTTACTCTGTCTTCATAAGGTCTGACCCTGCAGGAAGCATAACCAAGTCTCCTTGTTGGGCCAAGCACCTGCAGTAACATGCCCCTTCTGCTGGCCTGGGTGGGGGCAGCTCTTGGAAGTTGGGAGCAACATTACCCACAATCTATCCTTCCCATTCTAGCAAGCTCCAGAAAGGGGACTCCCCACGCCGCAAGTCCTTCAGAGGTAACGCTTCCATCTGCCTTCTCACCTTGGCCTTGACTTTCCCTCAGATCTCAGCCATGTGTGGGGCATGGGCCCATCTTCAGGCTCTGAGGCCCTCTCTACAAAGTTCTCTGGGCACTACCCCTCAATCCTATTGATCCCATAGATTCCCCTTTCTCAGCTTCATCTCAGCCCCTCTTTTCAGGAAAACCCCTGTTTCTACTCACTTGAGTGTGACTGAATCACCATTTGCATCCCAAAGTGGTCCTTATCTCTGGACCATCTTCACAGGAGGCTTCTGCTCCTAGCAAGGGAGAGGAGGGGTTCAGGGCCTCTGTAAGGCAGAAGGACAGATTGCCACATGTACTGTTAGGCACACAAGAATGATAATGGCCTCTGTGTCTTAAATACTTACCACATGTCCAGTGTGGTACTAAACACATTTGTGTGCAGTCATGTGTTGCTCAAAGACCGGGTCCAGCCTGAAAAACGCAGTGAGAGAAATGCCCAGACTTCAGACCCCAGCACtaagaatagaaaagagaaaagaatacaaTTTCATCATGTACAGTCAGTCATCAGAGATGGCACTGGTATATGTCAGCAACTGAGATGCCATGCAGCAAATGACTGTGCTGTTTCTTCACAACAAACTTAAGTTTTCCAGAATCCATTTTAGAGATGGAAAAGATAAGAGTCAGCGGGCTCAAGTTAACTTGTGCTAGGACACAGAGCAACTTTTTGTAAATCCCTACCAAGCTCTGCCCGTAGGGGTGGAGCTAGGCTGGGCAGGAACTCCCTTGAGAACTCAGCCTCATGCAAGTCCATATTCAGCATCCATGGTACTCTGAACCACTGCAGCTTTTAGGAGGAGCTACCCAAAAGGTTCTCTCTTCTTCACCCCAGGCTGCCTCGACCTGGCTGGCATTCCCACCCGGCTAAGCTGTTGCAGATGCTTGCACATGACAAACCCCCAGATAACTCAACAGGCCCAAAGTGTCTGGCTGATGCCCACCTGGGCTAGGCTCTAGGAGCACAGACAGAAGTAGCACAGGGCTGTCTGTACCAGAGCCCCTGTTTGTAGGGAAAAGGAGACAACTGCAGCCCCTAGCTTGGGAAGAGCCGGGGCAACGGTAGAGCCTGGAAGTGGGTGCTCTGACTGCCCTGCCCATGAGGCTCAAAGCCCATTCTCATCTTACTGGAACAAGGTTCTAAACCAGGCAAAGCTGCGTTGGAGAGAGCAGCATGGGCCAGGGAAATCTGCTGGGTTGTAGAACCCAGCAGTGGGTAGGTACATCCGAGCGCCTGCGCCTGCGTGGCTGATCTCAATCCTGCTGCCCTCTTCTCCGTGCCTTTCCCGGCCCCTACAGAAACAGCAGCACCATGGACTTGACTCTCTTCGCAGCTGAGGCCATTGCCCTAAACCGCCAGCTGTCTCAGCATGAGGAGAATGAACTGGCCGAGGAACAGGAGGCCCTAGCCGAGGGCCTCTGCTCTATGAAGCTGTCCCCTCCATCCAAATCTCGCCTGGCTCGAAGGCGAGCCCTGGCCCAGGCTGGCCGAAGCCGAGATGCAAACCCATGTTTGACACCGGCAGGGCTCTGAACCACTGCAGGCACTCCTTGTAGGCCTGTCCCAGCGGTGCCCCCTGAAAACCTGTAAGGTCAAAGTGTGAAGCAGGCAGAGGGACCTGCCCTGCAGCCCCTGCAGGCCTTTACCATCCACAAAGGCTCCCGGGTTCCCACCCATCCCCCATTTCCCTGGAGTCTTCAAAGGAGAAAGCTTTTTCCAAAGGGGTTGTCTTTGAAAAGGAAAGCAATCACTAGTCACTTTGCATAATCGCCTGCAGCAGGACCGTCTCTGCCGGGCTCCAAAGGCTCCCGATGTGCAGATCCCGGATCCAGCTTGCGGTGGGGGCTGCAGGGGCTGCAGCCTTCAGGGAGTCCGGCTGACAGAAGCTGTGGACATGCATGCCTCTTCCCTGCACTGTCACCTTCTTCTGGCGATCCTCCCACCTTCCTCTGTCCTACAGACGTCCTCTCTGCCTGTCCTCTCCCTGGCTGAGCAAAGCCATCCCCTCAATTCAGGAAGGGCAGGGAACCAGATCACTCTTCCGGTCTGTAGCACAGAGAAGCTCATAATCTTTCTTTGCCGTGACCGAAATGTATTCCTCATTTATCATCCTCTTCCATGTTTGGGATTGCTGCTAAAGtcagtattatttctttttaaaaatatgtttgcttATTTAAACCGTGTTCTTCCAGCAATCATAGAACTTCAAACTCACACTGCAAGCCCGTAGATATTCCCCACGCGGATATCCACGCACTTGGGTTTTAATCCTCTCCCCGACAGTCTCAACTGATTTTAAGCTGTTACTATGATGAAAACGTTAGAGACTGGTGTCTTTGCATCGTTGTCTGCCGCTGCTCCTCCACAAACCTAGGGTAGTCAGACTGCTGTGTCTGAGAGAAAGCCCTGTGCCCTGCTATGAGGAATGCTGTGCCCTCTGCCCCAGACATGAAGGCACAGCCACTGGAAAATAAGCTGTGGAGTCACGTAAAACAGATTTGCATATATGACATACAATATTAGTCAACCACAATCACCAAAATTCTCTCATAACTTGTGcttgttttaataaataatttaaaattctgcCTGTGGCAGCCTTGGTGGTCCTTTTGTCAACTGCAGGCTTGAAGAGGAGGCAGACCTCCAAGATGTGAAGTTGCAGGAGGGATCCCCAAATATTTATCCACAAGGTGagatttgcttttgtttatagTTGAGGAAAGGAAATTTATCAGACACCATGTCTATAATAACTCTGCTTTTGAGAGGCTGTTTACCAAGAAGTTGAGGTGGGGTCAGTAGCCATCACATAGCAGGTTTCAAAAGGAACTGTAATAGAGGACCCAGTACCCACCCCCACAGAAGGCCATATTTCCATGTCTAAAGCATTACTATGCCTTTATTGCAGACCTGATGTATGTCCAGAACTGCACTTATCCTACCAAAATAGATGACAAAAAGAAATGGTGCTTTCCACTGGTACCCAGACTAGAAGGAGCTGGGTGGGAAAGGCCTTTGTAACTTCCCAAGGTGTCAAGAGGGAATCTGGTATCAGGGCTCAGGTCATGGGCTACCAGTTCTCCTGTAGTATGAATGTCTGCATATTTGGGTGGCATCGATGATGGTTTTCCCTTTGCATCTCTTCATCCACCTGAGGTGAGAGCAGCTGGAAAAGCAGATTTGCAGAATGGCCCAAAGGCTCCCTCCCAGCCCCTGGACATCCAGAACTAGGAAATGAATTCTGTCTGTGGACTTCAGCACTGGCCTGGTCAGTCCTCCAAGTCCCCGATCTTGCTACAGCCCAAGACCCCAGGCTCTCATCCTACTTACCTTTGCTCAAGCTGtgccctcccacccacctcctcaCACTGGTCCCACTCCCTCGGAAAGCTGTTCACAATGATACAGTGCAGCTTTGGTTTTGCTAACAGTTGTACATTTATAAAGTAGCAGGTCCATTCTAAGTAGTTTCGTTTGCACAGCTGTTCTATGGGCACATGCTATTATTTTATCCACTGGACAtgaaagacaggcagacaaaggAAAAGGTGGCCCAGAGCTGGATAGCTAGGAATGAATGGTGGGACTTGAGTTCCTCCCACTGAGGTTTGCAACCCAGAGCCTTGCTGCTTTGGTTCAAGTCCCAGCTCAGCCACTCATGGGCTTTGTTTTCCAGACAAATTGCTTACACATCCATCTCTTAGCAACTCTCAATGAGCATAGCGGTTGGTGTTTAGCACACAAGTGATGAAGGTGAAGGGTCGTGCTGACCTAGGAGCATCCAACAGGTAGTCCATTATATTTGGTTATCTTGCTGTGCTTACCTTGTCTCCTGGGTGGATTAATAAAACTATGACACCAAGCTTGGAAATACgctgccccttcccttccccagggAGTCCTCTGAGAGCCCCTGTATGGTATGTAGATTGATCTGACTGAGATGTCAGGTCTCTGGCTCCTTATTTTGATTGGCTACTCTGCCCACCATTCTGTCCTGGGGTCCCTGTCAGAGGGCCAGCCATGGTGCCAGGGAACAGTCTGCTATTGGAAGCTAGAGGTTCTGGGTTCTAGTTCTGCCTGTACCACCATTCACTGGGGTGTCCGAATGTTCTAGCTCTCTAGCTCTCCATGTATAGTGGATGCTCAGAGGGAGCTCTGCGATGTGGGGCATTGAAATTTGGGATGGATGGTAAAGGCCAGTTTTCTAGTCCCCAGGATCCCACTGGGCTGTAGTCTTCAGGGAGCCAGCTTCAAGGAGCTGACAGAGGCAAATGAGACTTGTGTCTCTGCTATCAACTTCCTCTGGCAGTCTTTCCATCTTGGAAGGAGAACTGGTTCCAGCCACCGAAAGTCTCTCAGACCTCATTTCTCAAATCTTGCTAGAGGCCATTGGTCTAGCTTCAGTACTAGTTTCCACtggaccctgggagctctggccaTGGCTGACCAAGTTCGTGGGCTTCCTCATGTCCACCTTGAACTCTGGGGCCTCTTCTCCCTCCTGGTCCACTGCCCCTTGCCAGACCCAGCTCCACAGCCAGCTTACATTGGTCTCATGCCAACTACTCCAGCAGCTTCAGGTCTGGAGAGACCCTAGGAGCAAGGTCCCCAGAAGGCTGACATTCTTGTTTCCATGGTAGCAGTTGCCTTGGAAGCTGCTTCCCCGACTTCAGCTTCTGAACCATCCAAGAAAACTGCCCATCCCCCAGGGGACCAGTGAATTAATCACACTCTGTTCCAGGGTTCTCACCCATCATGGGAAATAAATAGAACCAAACTAAGCTGGGGCTCATCAACCACTCTCCCTCCACACACTCAACCCACACTTGGACTTGGCATTTCTGAGAAAGAAAGGGCATAGACAGACACCTTCCACAGTCAGACACTCATCATAGGCAGACATCTCTGTAGGCAGACACCCTCTCAGCCTTTGCCTCACTGGGAGACAAGAGATTCTATGGTGGGTCCAAGTATGTGCCACGTCTCAGTGGTGCTCTGAGTCCTATGACTCCAGGAGAACCCAGGTTCCCATGAGAAGGACTCTGGTACTTGGAAGGGCTAAGAACTCCTGGAACTTAGGCTGCTGCAACTCACTGTCTCCCACAGACTGCTTCGTTGAACTCATCTCTGACTGCAAGCAGATCACTCAGGGATCAACATGTATTTCCTCAAAGGTTGTCTAGCCTACACTGAAAGAAGAGTGGGAGAGAAGGCagttaatgtgtatgtgtgggtgcatgtgcatatgtgtgtgcatgcatggagagGCCAGACGTCAAGTTCAGGTGTTCAGGAGCCATTCatcctggggttttgttttgtttctgaaagaaaaaaattttttcatgGGGACCTGAGACTTACTGATTCAGATACATCAGCTGGCCAGTGAACCTCAGGGACTTGTCTGTGCCCTCCACAGCAATGCAATTATTAGTGCATgttgccatgcccagcttttagtgtttgttctgggaatcaaacggaagtcctcatgcttgcacatcaagagctttactgactgagctatctccccagtgcCACTACAGTGCCAAACAGAACATCTAAATTTGAATTTGGACACTGGGTTTTAAAGATGGGAATGTTCTTGAATCTGGCTTGAGGTACAGTTCCTAGGAGAGGTGCCTGATGTAAGACAGAGCAAGTGGTGAAGGCCAGCCCAGCCCCAGGGCATCTGTCTTGATGACAGTGTGGAAGAGCCACTCTTGGCCTTGGACTTTGAGTGCTGGCTCTACTAACCCCTAGTAATGCCAACACTTAAGGGTGAGTGGGAGGCAAGGCATTGTGAAAGACTCATGAGCGAACATGGATTCATGGCCATTTATTTTGACAAGCTGGTGACAAATTAGAGGAAAACTCTGGCCTTATCCTGGGAATGTGGAGATGATGGTGGAAGGCTTGGCTTTAGAGGCTCCATCTGTATGGGACCTGAGGGGCCATCCAAGCTCTGTGATCCTACAGCTGAGGCTCCCATCAGGCCCTTGGGACCTGtttagcccctcccccacactgtaAAGCAAGAGAAGACTATTGGTAGAGATGTTGCTTACATGATGCCCTCTTCCCTGATGACTTAAGGTGGAGACGTAGGGCCAAGCCCAGAGCTCCATCCTATGCTTTATCCAGAAGCTTCAGCCAGGTCTCTGTAGCATAGCATTCTGCAGAGTGTGAGGCTGGTAAGCCATGCaactgggagggggtggggaaaggggaggagctgTGAGGTCTAGACTTGTCCAAACCCAGAAAAATTTCATCCTGAGACCAGCGGATGCAGGACTGTTTCATCCCTGCTCTGGACCTGCCTGACCTCCACGCAACCCCCATCTCTGCCACCCTTGAGGTAGTCATGAAGCCTGGTAGCCAGGCtccaggttaaacttcctctcaCCTCATAGGGACTTGTCTAggaagcacctggaattcctcttcatgcaaatgaagcattctcCAGCACCTCGGCCCCAGCCAATGATGTACATTCGTCCCCAAACCCCCTACCCACTCCCTAAGGTTTATATAGCCCttatccccacccccaataaagaGTTGTTTCGCTGAAAGTTGTCTCTGGAGAAGGCGTTAACCCCAACCAAGATCCTGCCTAACCCATCAGCCCCAGTTAAACTTCACTCCTGCCCGTCCCACTGCATGGATACCCAGAGGGGAAAAACAGACCAGGATCCACAGCAGAGTTCACAGTATCCAAAGGAAGCAgaacaaagaagaggagggagccCTTCAGGTGGGATGGCAGAACAGCCCAGGCATGGTCAAGAAGGCTGCGCAGGGATGGCTGCCCATGTAGGTCTTGAGGGACAAGGAGAGGTTTACTAAACAGCAAGCACCAGGTAAATGCTcagcagggagaaggaaagaagagcttGAGGAGGGAGAAGCAGTGGAGGGAAGGGAT is a window of Mus caroli chromosome 4, CAROLI_EIJ_v1.1, whole genome shotgun sequence DNA encoding:
- the Mknk1 gene encoding MAP kinase-interacting serine/threonine-protein kinase 1 isoform X3, with the translated sequence MQNRPEMGSSEPLPIVDCDKRRKKKRKTRATDSLPGKFEDVYQLTSELLGEGAYAKVQGAVSLQSGKEYAVKIIEKQAGHSRSRVFREVETLYQCQGNRNILELIEFFEDDTRFYLVFEKLQGGSILAHIQKRKHFNELEASRVVRDVATALDFLHTKGIAHRDLKPENILCESPEKVSPVKICDFDLGSGVKLNNSCTPITTPELTTPVTVGLTVAGTGERYAGCARTSCLRASRKANTSFLTKTGLTSPTRPKTSSLSSWFEMRSKDSVLPKFCSIHGYKGLEEEADLQDVKLQEGSPNIYPQGESSWKSRFAEWPKGSLPAPGHPELGNEFCLWTSALAWSVLQVPDLATAQDPRLSSYLPLLKLCPPTHLLTLVPLPRKAVHNDTVQLWFC
- the Mknk1 gene encoding MAP kinase-interacting serine/threonine-protein kinase 1 isoform X2 → MGSSEPLPIVDCDKRRKKKRKTRATDSLPGKFEDVYQLTSELLGEGAYAKVQGAVSLQSGKEYAVKIIEKQAGHSRSRVFREVETLYQCQGNRNILELIEFFEDDTRFYLVFEKLQGGSILAHIQKRKHFNELEASRVVRDVATALDFLHTKGIAHRDLKPENILCESPEKVSPVKICDFDLGSGVKLNNSCTPITTPELTTPCGSAEYMAPEVVEVFRDEATFYDKRCDLWSLGVVLYIMLSGYPPFVGHCGADCGWDRGEVCRMCQNKLFESIQEGKYEFPDKDWAHISNEAKDLISKLLVRDAKQRLSAAQVLQHPWVQGQAPERGLPTPQVLQRNSSTMDLTLFAAEAIALNRQLSQHEENELAEEQEALAEGLCSMKLSPPSKSRLARRRALAQAGRSRDANPCLTPAGL
- the Mknk1 gene encoding MAP kinase-interacting serine/threonine-protein kinase 1 isoform X4 yields the protein MQNRPEMGSSEPLPIVDCDKRRKKKRKTRATDSLPGKFEDVYQLTSELLGEGAYAKVQGAVSLQSGKEYAVKIIEKQAGHSRSRVFREVETLYQCQGNRNILELIEFFEDDTRFYLVFEKLQGGSILAHIQKRKHFNELEASRVVRDVATALDFLHTKGIAHRDLKPENILCESPEKVSPVKICDFDLGSGVKLNNSCTPITTPELTTPVTVGLTVAGTGERYAGCARTSCLRASRKANTSFLTKTGLTSPTRPKTSSLSSWFEMRSKDSVLPKFCSIHGYKGNSSTMDLTLFAAEAIALNRQLSQHEENELAEEQEALAEGLCSMKLSPPSKSRLARRRALAQAGRSRDANPCLTPAGL
- the Mknk1 gene encoding MAP kinase-interacting serine/threonine-protein kinase 1 isoform X1, coding for MQNRPEMGSSEPLPIVDCDKRRKKKRKTRATDSLPGKFEDVYQLTSELLGEGAYAKVQGAVSLQSGKEYAVKIIEKQAGHSRSRVFREVETLYQCQGNRNILELIEFFEDDTRFYLVFEKLQGGSILAHIQKRKHFNELEASRVVRDVATALDFLHTKGIAHRDLKPENILCESPEKVSPVKICDFDLGSGVKLNNSCTPITTPELTTPCGSAEYMAPEVVEVFRDEATFYDKRCDLWSLGVVLYIMLSGYPPFVGHCGADCGWDRGEVCRMCQNKLFESIQEGKYEFPDKDWAHISNEAKDLISKLLVRDAKQRLSAAQVLQHPWVQGQAPERGLPTPQVLQRNSSTMDLTLFAAEAIALNRQLSQHEENELAEEQEALAEGLCSMKLSPPSKSRLARRRALAQAGRSRDANPCLTPAGL